A region of Paenimyroides aestuarii DNA encodes the following proteins:
- a CDS encoding lipid II flippase MurJ yields MKNSNTHYKTLFKATSLFGIVEVIRMLLKVVANIGASYFLGAANFGLVGLIENTTQLISSITNFGINFTGIREVAGFKDKNSLAFHKTLKIINLFCLFSGILAAAISILGAYYLSFLTFDSYQYYFWFVLLSIYFVCTSGTQSKIIFLEGSQNFKKLIRINILVNIVNTLIILVAYYYFKVNGIVIAMVVNAFITYLLYYKFSGVQRVSVTVTNKEIKAQFKKLMQSGGLLSVNVVLGFLSLYIIRLYLKEIDLTVLSYYNAGLIILVSYLGIIFIAISKFFFPKLTQVIEEEGDFNLLINNQFEICLLLILPAILVLYLLGEFIIGILFSAAFKPVYQILIFGLAAIIFKGFNYSTGYLFLSNKNWKQYFYINAVSDFLNVILTIWLYHKMQLFGIGLALLVNYFLGAVYCYFYIRKKYAFSLTKANQLFLLFAVCAAALIIVCFYTLNRQYFDIIALLFVIISLIYSIKRLDEYLLDSKILNKIKALF; encoded by the coding sequence ATGAAAAATAGCAACACACATTATAAAACCCTATTTAAAGCTACAAGCTTGTTTGGTATTGTAGAGGTTATCCGTATGCTGTTAAAAGTAGTAGCAAATATTGGTGCGAGTTACTTTCTTGGTGCGGCTAATTTTGGCTTGGTGGGCTTGATAGAAAATACCACGCAACTCATAAGTTCTATTACCAATTTTGGAATAAATTTTACAGGAATCAGGGAAGTTGCTGGTTTTAAAGATAAAAACAGTTTAGCGTTTCACAAAACATTAAAAATCATAAATCTATTTTGCTTGTTCAGTGGTATTTTGGCGGCTGCTATCTCCATTTTAGGAGCTTATTATTTAAGTTTTTTAACGTTTGATTCGTATCAATACTATTTTTGGTTTGTTCTTTTAAGCATCTATTTCGTTTGCACAAGTGGCACCCAAAGTAAAATTATTTTTTTGGAAGGTAGCCAAAACTTCAAAAAACTCATTCGAATCAATATTCTGGTAAATATTGTGAACACGCTTATTATTTTGGTAGCATATTACTATTTTAAAGTAAACGGAATTGTAATTGCCATGGTTGTTAATGCGTTTATAACATATTTGCTATACTACAAATTTAGCGGTGTGCAACGCGTTTCGGTCACAGTTACCAATAAAGAAATAAAAGCGCAGTTTAAGAAATTGATGCAATCGGGTGGATTATTGTCTGTAAATGTAGTTTTAGGATTTCTTTCCCTATATATAATTCGCTTGTATTTAAAAGAAATAGATTTAACCGTTTTAAGCTACTACAATGCCGGATTGATTATTTTAGTGTCCTATTTAGGAATTATTTTTATAGCAATCAGCAAATTTTTTTTCCCAAAACTCACTCAAGTTATTGAAGAAGAGGGTGATTTTAATTTATTGATAAACAATCAATTTGAAATTTGTTTATTACTTATTCTTCCTGCAATATTAGTGCTCTATTTATTGGGAGAATTTATAATAGGTATTTTGTTTTCGGCAGCATTCAAACCGGTTTATCAAATTCTTATTTTTGGACTTGCAGCCATTATTTTTAAAGGATTTAACTATTCCACCGGCTATTTATTTTTATCGAATAAAAACTGGAAACAGTATTTTTATATAAATGCAGTAAGCGATTTTTTAAATGTGATACTCACTATTTGGTTGTACCATAAAATGCAACTTTTTGGTATTGGTTTGGCGTTGCTTGTCAATTATTTTTTAGGAGCTGTTTATTGTTATTTCTACATCCGAAAAAAATATGCGTTTAGTTTAACAAAAGCCAATCAGCTTTTTTTGCTGTTTGCAGTTTGCGCCGCAGCTCTTATTATTGTTTGTTTTTATACATTAAACCGACAATATTTTGATATTATTGCCTTGTTGTTTGTGATAATTTCGTTAATTTACAGTATTAAAAGGTTAGATGAATATTTACTAGATTCTAAAATTTTGAATAAAATAAAAGCATTATTTTGA
- a CDS encoding LbetaH domain-containing protein, whose protein sequence is MKDALAFPVVVYRGFKILQFKGKIQLIGKPQFGLIGFGQSYEIFKRKRAVGEAVLNGVLQIHGKVQFGIDTKLYIKSNALLTLGHINSFASRTEIICYKSITIGDWVQFGNDCLITDTNFHAIKNSITHEKLSFDKEISIGSYNFIGARSTIKGNTHTADNCLVGTNSLLNKDYRSFGKNVLIGGIPAKLIKEHIVRDWESEKEALEKYLTIKL, encoded by the coding sequence TTGAAAGACGCTTTGGCGTTTCCTGTGGTGGTGTATCGTGGTTTTAAAATTTTACAATTTAAAGGAAAAATTCAGCTAATAGGAAAACCTCAATTTGGGTTGATTGGATTCGGACAATCCTATGAAATTTTTAAACGAAAAAGAGCAGTAGGCGAGGCGGTACTAAATGGTGTTTTGCAAATTCATGGAAAAGTTCAGTTTGGTATTGATACAAAATTATACATTAAATCAAATGCCCTTTTAACATTAGGACACATCAATTCATTTGCCAGCAGAACAGAGATTATTTGCTATAAAAGTATTACCATTGGCGATTGGGTGCAATTTGGAAACGATTGTTTAATTACCGATACCAATTTTCATGCGATAAAAAATAGTATTACTCATGAAAAATTGTCATTTGATAAAGAAATTAGCATTGGTTCTTACAATTTTATAGGAGCTCGATCAACCATAAAAGGCAACACGCACACAGCAGATAATTGCTTAGTTGGAACAAACTCTTTGCTGAATAAAGATTACCGTTCGTTTGGAAAAAATGTGCTGATTGGAGGTATTCCCGCAAAACTAATTAAAGAACATATTGTGCGCGATTGGGAAAGTGAAAAAGAAGCACTTGAAAAATACTTAACCATAAAACTATAA
- a CDS encoding sugar 3,4-ketoisomerase, translated as MSKIITLPKIKDPRGNLSVIEGNTIPFAINRVYFLYDVPSGAERGGHAHKNQQEFIIAVAGSFQVVLNNGSEEKVYHLFKPNEGLYVPVNTWRELRNFSAGAVCLVVSSDAFDENDYIRDFNEFKSYLSR; from the coding sequence ATGAGCAAAATAATTACACTGCCAAAAATAAAAGATCCACGAGGCAATTTATCAGTTATCGAGGGAAATACCATTCCGTTTGCTATCAATAGGGTATATTTTTTATACGATGTGCCGAGTGGTGCAGAGCGTGGCGGGCATGCTCATAAAAATCAACAAGAATTTATTATTGCTGTGGCGGGAAGTTTTCAAGTGGTGTTAAACAACGGAAGTGAGGAAAAAGTATATCACTTATTTAAACCCAACGAAGGCTTATATGTACCTGTGAATACATGGCGTGAATTGCGAAATTTCTCAGCAGGAGCAGTTTGCTTGGTTGTTTCGTCTGATGCTTTTGATGAAAACGATTATATCCGCGATTTTAATGAATTCAAGAGTTATTTAAGCAGATAA
- a CDS encoding glycosyltransferase yields MSIPLVSVICICFNHEAFVQQALLSVLNQTYKNIEIIVINNGSSDNSEKEIQEVVQNHPKIKYIKRSETISNTQAFNLGVKKSAGTFLIDLSADDCLLPKCIEKQVAFFMEQPEEVGIVFGNAYHIDENGNRTKPFFEVDNKNKVIDKALFKTDYIRILGGGNIMCSVASMITRKHFMLLNGYNEELFFEDLDYWLRLSKKYKIAFLDAFLVEKRYLKQSLGNQFYKNDEFSRKINQSLRRIFKESLTRNTSKAEHKALLKRIHYSMEQSFKNKRWIDLLKFCIIELKCRFYLLK; encoded by the coding sequence ATGTCGATACCTCTTGTTTCTGTAATTTGTATCTGTTTTAACCACGAAGCTTTTGTGCAACAAGCATTGCTTTCGGTGTTGAATCAAACCTATAAAAATATTGAAATAATTGTAATTAACAATGGAAGTTCAGACAATTCTGAAAAAGAAATTCAGGAAGTTGTTCAAAATCACCCCAAAATAAAGTATATAAAACGCAGCGAAACAATCAGCAATACCCAAGCTTTTAATTTGGGAGTTAAAAAATCTGCTGGAACTTTTTTAATTGATCTGTCTGCCGATGACTGTTTGTTGCCAAAATGTATAGAAAAACAAGTCGCTTTTTTTATGGAACAACCCGAAGAAGTGGGGATTGTTTTTGGAAACGCCTATCATATTGATGAGAATGGGAACCGCACAAAACCTTTTTTTGAAGTAGATAATAAAAATAAAGTAATTGATAAAGCACTTTTTAAAACCGATTATATTCGAATTTTAGGCGGTGGCAACATCATGTGTTCCGTAGCTTCTATGATCACTCGAAAACATTTTATGCTTTTAAATGGCTACAACGAAGAATTGTTTTTTGAAGATTTGGATTATTGGTTACGCCTTTCAAAAAAGTATAAAATTGCCTTTTTGGATGCCTTTTTGGTGGAAAAAAGATATTTAAAACAATCATTAGGCAATCAATTTTATAAAAATGATGAATTTTCACGTAAAATTAATCAATCGTTGCGAAGGATTTTTAAAGAATCTTTGACCAGAAACACCAGCAAAGCAGAACACAAAGCTTTGCTAAAACGCATTCATTACAGCATGGAGCAATCTTTTAAAAACAAACGCTGGATTGATTTGCTGAAATTCTGTATTATTGAATTGAAATGCCGATTTTATCTGCTTAAATAA
- a CDS encoding glycosyltransferase, whose product MNTLKTLIIVTDLTLGGIQNYVRASANLLKEMNHKVFIIAINEAYKFKDIETISLNNYSSYKKPLLISQFIKENAIDVVVDHRTKSNILKQKVYDFLLRKTPKIQFIHSAHFDFYFYRWKVLNQFAYKHTTAFVSVSKYIDQLVSKEITAKHQVLYHYFDDLAVHQNQDKKDILFVGRFENDVKDLTFLLEAYHLSELHVQNVKFHFVGSGKDAALIKQFAANHNLEQKIVVHAATNDVTPFYQNAKVVVLASHFEGFPLVLMEALQHGTPVITTSFNNSVYELVKHQQNGLIVEKQLDIFAESLQKMYRNEELYNELLKNTKLFNEKFSKENAIKQWDMLLRDLF is encoded by the coding sequence TTGAACACATTAAAAACCTTAATCATTGTAACAGATTTAACGCTCGGCGGCATTCAAAACTATGTGCGTGCTTCTGCAAATTTGTTAAAAGAAATGAATCATAAGGTTTTCATTATTGCGATTAATGAAGCATACAAGTTTAAAGATATTGAAACGATTAGTTTAAATAATTATTCTTCTTATAAAAAACCTTTATTAATAAGCCAATTTATTAAAGAAAATGCAATTGATGTGGTTGTGGATCATCGCACAAAATCAAACATTTTAAAGCAAAAAGTGTATGATTTTTTATTGCGAAAAACTCCAAAAATACAGTTCATCCACAGTGCACATTTTGATTTTTATTTTTATAGATGGAAGGTGCTGAACCAATTTGCTTATAAGCATACAACTGCTTTTGTGAGCGTTTCAAAATATATTGATCAATTGGTTTCAAAAGAAATTACAGCCAAGCATCAAGTTTTGTATCATTATTTTGATGATTTGGCGGTTCATCAAAACCAAGATAAAAAAGACATCCTTTTTGTAGGTAGGTTTGAAAATGATGTAAAAGACCTTACTTTTTTGTTAGAAGCTTATCATTTATCGGAATTGCATGTACAAAACGTAAAGTTTCACTTTGTGGGCAGTGGTAAAGATGCCGCACTAATCAAGCAGTTTGCAGCAAATCATAATTTAGAACAAAAAATTGTGGTACATGCAGCCACCAACGATGTTACTCCTTTTTATCAAAATGCCAAAGTAGTGGTTTTGGCAAGTCATTTTGAAGGTTTTCCGCTGGTTTTAATGGAAGCCTTGCAACATGGAACACCTGTAATTACTACATCATTCAACAATTCTGTTTATGAATTAGTGAAGCATCAGCAAAACGGATTGATTGTGGAAAAACAGCTTGACATTTTTGCAGAATCCCTTCAAAAAATGTATCGCAACGAAGAACTTTACAATGAATTATTGAAGAATACCAAGCTCTTTAATGAAAAATTTTCTAAAGAAAATGCCATAAAGCAGTGGGATATGTTACTAAGAGATTTATTTTAA
- a CDS encoding glycosyltransferase family 2 protein has translation MPRFSIIIPLYNKEKYIQHTLKSVLNQTFQDFEIIIVNDGSTDQSVALVNEINDVRIQLIHQENQGVSVARNIGIENAHANYICFLDADDFWYPHFLQTFNDLIEKYSDYEVFSAAFEVETKWKTFASLYSIDASKTDLVVNFFDASKKECVIWTSCAVFKKSVFEHVGNFDTTIKIAQDTDLWIRIGMHYPIVFTWNILAIYKHDAESLSKKTDDLTHRLNFKKFEEAEKSNQKLKAYLDLNRYFAALHSKLNGNYQNYKLLVQQIQLRNLPLRKRVLLKTPAFILQNLAKLQQLLVKWGISKSILK, from the coding sequence ATGCCTAGATTTTCCATCATCATTCCGCTGTACAATAAAGAAAAGTATATTCAACACACTTTAAAAAGCGTTTTGAATCAAACCTTTCAAGATTTTGAAATCATAATTGTAAACGATGGTTCCACAGACCAAAGTGTTGCATTGGTGAATGAAATAAACGATGTGCGCATTCAACTCATTCACCAAGAAAATCAAGGCGTTTCGGTAGCTAGAAATATCGGTATAGAAAATGCACATGCCAATTATATTTGTTTTTTGGATGCAGATGATTTTTGGTATCCGCATTTTTTGCAAACTTTTAATGATTTAATTGAAAAATACAGCGATTACGAAGTTTTTTCGGCTGCTTTTGAGGTAGAAACCAAGTGGAAAACGTTTGCATCGCTTTATTCAATTGATGCTTCTAAAACAGATTTGGTGGTAAATTTCTTTGATGCCAGTAAAAAAGAATGTGTAATTTGGACCTCTTGTGCCGTGTTTAAAAAATCTGTTTTTGAACACGTAGGAAATTTTGACACCACTATAAAAATTGCACAAGATACCGATTTGTGGATTCGAATTGGTATGCACTACCCTATTGTTTTTACATGGAATATTTTGGCTATTTATAAGCACGATGCAGAAAGTTTATCAAAAAAAACAGACGATTTAACCCATCGATTGAATTTTAAAAAGTTTGAAGAAGCAGAGAAAAGTAATCAAAAATTAAAAGCCTATCTTGATTTGAATCGCTATTTTGCTGCACTTCACAGCAAATTGAACGGTAACTACCAAAATTACAAATTGTTGGTTCAACAAATTCAATTGCGAAATTTACCCTTGCGAAAGCGTGTGCTGTTAAAAACACCGGCATTTATTCTACAAAACCTGGCGAAATTGCAACAATTATTAGTAAAATGGGGCATTAGTAAGTCGATTTTAAAATAA
- a CDS encoding glycosyltransferase family 2 protein: MLSVLIPTFNFNTVSLVKEIYKQCVEAQITFEILVLDDASSLYLTENEEINRFTYCSYRVLNQNIGRSSIRNLLAQNAAFAYLLFLDADVLPVHQNFIESYVNEISKERYLVVGGICYQQAKPPKKEYLRWYYGYKRETKSAADRQKNPYYHFSSANFLVQKKLFLSIQFNVAIKNYGHEDTLFAFDFMKHAHQITHINNQVYHLGLESNEVFIEKSLISVESAWFLKKNGLIDDSFIKILAFYSKLQKFKVMNWLIYFVGKKAEPFICKNLVSAQPSLKLLDFYKLYHLIKLNRNA, translated from the coding sequence ATGCTATCTGTACTCATACCTACTTTTAATTTCAATACGGTTTCGCTTGTTAAAGAAATTTATAAGCAGTGTGTGGAAGCGCAGATTACCTTTGAAATACTTGTTTTAGATGATGCTTCGTCTTTATATCTGACTGAAAATGAAGAAATAAACCGTTTTACTTATTGTTCGTATCGTGTTTTAAATCAAAATATTGGAAGAAGCAGCATTCGCAATTTATTGGCGCAAAATGCTGCTTTTGCTTATTTACTTTTTCTTGATGCCGATGTGTTGCCAGTGCATCAAAATTTTATTGAATCCTATGTAAATGAGATTTCAAAGGAAAGGTATCTTGTGGTTGGTGGCATTTGTTATCAACAGGCAAAACCTCCTAAAAAGGAATATTTGCGTTGGTATTACGGTTATAAAAGAGAAACAAAAAGTGCTGCAGATCGACAGAAAAATCCATACTACCATTTTTCTTCAGCCAATTTTTTAGTGCAAAAAAAACTGTTTTTAAGTATCCAATTTAATGTAGCTATTAAAAATTATGGGCACGAAGACACGCTTTTTGCTTTTGATTTTATGAAACATGCGCACCAAATTACCCACATTAACAATCAAGTTTATCATTTAGGCTTAGAAAGCAACGAAGTTTTCATTGAAAAAAGTTTAATTAGTGTAGAAAGTGCATGGTTTTTAAAAAAAAATGGACTAATTGATGATTCTTTCATAAAAATATTGGCATTTTACAGCAAATTGCAAAAGTTTAAAGTAATGAATTGGTTGATTTATTTTGTAGGAAAAAAAGCCGAGCCGTTTATCTGTAAAAATTTGGTAAGCGCGCAACCGTCGTTAAAATTGCTCGATTTTTATAAACTGTATCATTTGATAAAATTAAATCGAAATGCCTAG
- a CDS encoding cell division ATP-binding protein FtsE: MSTSILKLQNASIFQEEEPILTDINIDIQKGEFIYLIGKTGSGKSSLMKTLYADLHLKQGEGVIVDYDLRSLKQSDIPFLRRKLGIVFQDFKLLPDRNVHQNLLFVLKATGWTNENDMNARIEDVLDRVGMLQHLKKMPHQISGGEQQRVAIARALLNDPELILADEPTGNLDPQTSVEVMEVLQKINENGRTILMATHDYALLLKYPAKTLKCDEGKVFEVVQKTI, translated from the coding sequence ATGTCAACATCTATATTAAAACTACAAAACGCAAGCATTTTTCAAGAAGAAGAACCTATTTTAACAGATATAAATATCGATATTCAAAAAGGCGAATTTATTTACCTGATTGGTAAAACAGGTTCGGGAAAAAGTAGTTTAATGAAAACCCTTTATGCCGATTTACACTTGAAACAAGGAGAAGGTGTGATTGTTGATTACGATTTGCGTTCATTAAAACAAAGCGATATTCCTTTTTTAAGACGCAAATTGGGTATTGTTTTCCAAGATTTTAAATTGTTACCAGACCGCAATGTGCACCAAAACCTTTTGTTTGTGTTGAAAGCAACCGGCTGGACCAATGAAAATGATATGAATGCACGAATCGAAGATGTTTTAGACCGTGTGGGAATGTTGCAACATTTAAAAAAGATGCCGCATCAAATTTCGGGTGGCGAGCAGCAACGTGTGGCAATTGCGCGTGCACTTCTAAATGACCCTGAATTGATTTTAGCCGATGAACCAACAGGAAATTTAGACCCGCAAACAAGTGTGGAAGTAATGGAAGTACTGCAAAAAATTAATGAAAACGGTAGAACTATTTTAATGGCTACGCACGATTATGCATTGCTGTTAAAATATCCGGCAAAAACATTAAAATGCGACGAAGGTAAAGTTTTCGAGGTTGTTCAAAAAACCATTTAA
- a CDS encoding acyl-[acyl-carrier-protein] thioesterase, whose amino-acid sequence MQLPNKFSSIFKGTCHVTIDKCSVNSKIRFTDLMNILQALAGKHSDLGGMSYFDMQKNHQAWVLSSMRIEVENLPQWHETIEMETWIETLAGIKSIRDFEVFLNEKKIIGINSLWVCVNTKKRRPEAILIDHSHLEKFPNKKPTNQSFAKIDLSKPAQLIAEHTVVYSDLDALNHVNNVKYIEWCLDCLPIEIHQHAKIKSIDLNYLKELTFNQKAAIYCCKTEKEFYFYICENATICFAMRLELNENL is encoded by the coding sequence ATGCAATTACCCAATAAATTTTCATCGATTTTCAAAGGAACTTGTCACGTTACCATTGATAAATGCTCGGTAAATTCCAAAATCAGGTTTACCGATTTAATGAACATTTTGCAAGCACTTGCTGGTAAACATTCCGATTTGGGCGGCATGAGTTATTTTGATATGCAGAAAAACCATCAAGCGTGGGTGCTGAGCAGTATGCGTATCGAAGTGGAAAATTTACCGCAATGGCACGAAACAATTGAAATGGAAACTTGGATTGAAACATTAGCCGGTATCAAATCCATCCGCGATTTTGAAGTGTTTCTTAACGAAAAAAAAATTATAGGCATAAACAGTTTGTGGGTGTGTGTGAATACCAAAAAACGCAGACCCGAAGCCATTTTAATTGATCATTCGCATTTAGAGAAATTTCCCAACAAAAAACCAACAAATCAATCTTTTGCAAAAATAGATCTTTCAAAACCTGCCCAACTAATCGCAGAACACACAGTGGTTTATTCCGATTTAGATGCTTTAAATCACGTGAACAACGTAAAATACATCGAATGGTGTTTGGACTGTTTGCCTATTGAAATTCATCAGCATGCAAAAATTAAATCAATTGACCTGAATTACTTAAAAGAACTAACATTTAATCAAAAAGCTGCTATTTATTGTTGCAAAACCGAAAAAGAATTTTATTTTTATATCTGCGAAAATGCTACTATATGTTTTGCAATGCGTTTAGAATTAAATGAAAACTTATGA
- the miaA gene encoding tRNA (adenosine(37)-N6)-dimethylallyltransferase MiaA, which yields MEQLKSTTNYLIVIIGATAIGKTALSIKLANHFNCAIVSCDSRQFFKEMTIGTAVPSKEELAQAPHYFIQNKSITEDYNVGDYEKEALALLDELFMQNHIQIVVGGSGLYVDAILKGFDDFPEVSNEIKAKIDQNYNTHGFEYLQKTLQQLDPDYFHFLNENNPQTLQNQQRMKRFIGVSIAAQAPYSSFLNQPKKARNFVPIVIGLEAPREIMYQRINQRVDAMMQNGLLHEVAGLKEYQQLNALQTVGYRELFDFFDEKISLNDAIEEIKKNTRRFAKRQLTWFKRNEDAKWFSYQESVQKIIKHIHAITQ from the coding sequence ATGGAGCAGTTAAAATCAACAACTAACTACTTAATTGTAATCATTGGTGCCACTGCAATTGGCAAAACCGCATTATCCATAAAACTGGCAAATCATTTTAATTGCGCTATTGTATCGTGTGATAGCCGACAGTTTTTTAAAGAAATGACCATTGGTACCGCCGTTCCTTCCAAAGAAGAATTAGCACAAGCACCGCACTATTTCATTCAAAATAAATCAATTACCGAAGATTACAATGTGGGCGATTACGAAAAAGAAGCTTTGGCATTGTTAGATGAATTATTCATGCAAAACCATATACAAATTGTGGTGGGAGGTTCTGGTTTGTATGTAGATGCCATTTTAAAAGGATTTGATGATTTTCCGGAAGTTTCCAATGAAATAAAAGCCAAAATCGACCAGAATTACAACACGCATGGTTTTGAATATTTACAGAAAACCTTGCAGCAATTAGATCCCGATTATTTCCATTTTTTAAACGAAAACAATCCGCAAACGTTGCAAAACCAACAGCGCATGAAACGTTTTATCGGGGTATCAATCGCAGCACAAGCACCTTACTCTTCGTTTTTAAATCAACCTAAAAAAGCAAGAAATTTTGTTCCCATTGTGATTGGTTTAGAAGCCCCACGCGAAATAATGTACCAACGTATCAACCAACGCGTTGATGCAATGATGCAAAATGGTTTGCTACACGAAGTGGCTGGTTTAAAGGAATACCAACAATTAAACGCTTTACAAACAGTTGGTTACAGAGAGCTTTTTGATTTTTTTGATGAAAAAATTTCTTTAAATGATGCAATTGAAGAAATTAAGAAAAATACCCGCCGATTTGCCAAAAGACAACTAACTTGGTTTAAACGAAACGAAGATGCAAAATGGTTTTCGTATCAAGAATCTGTGCAAAAAATTATAAAACACATACATGCAATTACCCAATAA
- a CDS encoding ion transporter translates to MKKVKSKYEILRQKIYIIIYGTSTLAGKTFDLLLLVIILLSVVLIMMASIIRYDELYHDFFVISEWIITVFFSIEYILRIISNKKPLNYIFSFYGFVDLISLLPMYLSFFIPGSEALTVIRSLRLLRLFAILDLIPFLNQSSHIKESLRASMSKIIVFVYFIFVMSIILGTIMYIVEGRHNGFTNIPNSIYWCIVTMTTVGYGDIAPITPVGKAIASFIMIMGYGIIAVPTGIVTAELAKNRKGKKNQKNCPRCKMYIYNEYANFCYNCGEKFIDGAVKINN, encoded by the coding sequence ATGAAAAAAGTAAAAAGCAAATACGAAATTCTTCGTCAGAAAATCTACATTATTATCTATGGCACAAGCACATTAGCAGGAAAAACATTTGATTTATTGCTGTTGGTGATCATTTTGCTTAGTGTGGTATTGATTATGATGGCAAGTATCATTAGATATGATGAGCTTTACCACGATTTTTTTGTAATAAGCGAATGGATTATCACCGTATTTTTTTCTATTGAATACATATTGCGCATCATTAGTAACAAAAAACCACTCAATTACATTTTTAGTTTCTACGGATTTGTTGATTTAATATCGCTTTTGCCCATGTATTTAAGTTTTTTTATACCTGGATCCGAAGCGCTTACTGTAATTCGCTCGTTAAGATTACTGCGATTGTTTGCTATTTTAGATTTAATTCCTTTCTTAAATCAATCTTCGCATATTAAAGAATCGTTGCGTGCCAGCATGAGTAAAATCATTGTTTTTGTGTATTTTATTTTTGTTATGTCTATAATTTTAGGAACAATAATGTACATTGTAGAAGGCCGCCACAATGGTTTTACCAATATTCCAAACAGTATTTATTGGTGTATTGTAACCATGACAACGGTTGGCTATGGTGATATTGCCCCAATCACGCCTGTTGGTAAAGCAATTGCATCGTTCATCATGATTATGGGTTATGGTATCATTGCAGTGCCAACTGGAATTGTAACCGCTGAATTGGCAAAAAACAGAAAAGGTAAAAAAAATCAGAAAAATTGTCCGCGTTGCAAAATGTATATTTATAACGAATATGCTAATTTTTGCTACAATTGCGGCGAAAAATTTATAGATGGAGCAGTTAAAATCAACAACTAA